The Juglans microcarpa x Juglans regia isolate MS1-56 chromosome 2D, Jm3101_v1.0, whole genome shotgun sequence DNA window CAACAATGATACGATACAGTGTAGGATGTGAAAATGTTGGAGTGTCTAAAATGGAGAGATGACTAGAGGTAGCCATTGGAGAAGTAACTTCATTGGCAAAAAAACATATTGACTCGAGAAAGAAtatcacaaatatattttcgTTGGGATAGTAAAATTTCTGTGTCCAAATgataaatttcaaaaccaacaaaaaaagatAATTGACCTAAATCTTTAGCAGGAAAAACAAATGCTAGAAAAGAAATAAGGTGATCAATTTGAGATGGATGAGAGCTTGTCACAATTATATCATCGATGTAGACCAATACAAATATAAGAACTGATTTGCAAGAGTAAATTAATAAAGACGGGTCAGCTTGGGAATGGAGAAAACCATACTCACAACGGCGAGATAAGAGCTGCGTGAACCAAGCACATGGtgcttgtttaaggccataaaaTGGCCTTGTGCAAGCGAAAGACGTACTCAGGGTCTTTAGGATGAACGAAACCAATTGGCTGGGACATGTAGACCATTTCTGTAAGATCTTCATGGAGAAATACATTTTAGATGTCAAGTTGCCGGAGTGGCCATCCATGAGACATGGCGAGAGAGAGAACTAAATGGATTGTAGTTGGTTTAACAACCAAGCTGAATGTCTCGGCATAGTCGATGCCTTCTTGCTGGTGGAATCCCTTGGTGATGAGTCTCGCTTGCGTCTTTTGATGGAACCGTCGACATTGTGCTTGGTTCAGAACACCCACCTGCAACTAACAATGTTAGAAGAAGGGGAACAAGAGATCAAGTTTTGATTAGAATACGAGCTTGAAACTCCCTGCTCATGGCATCACCCCACTTAGAAAAATGAGATGCAGTGGTATAGGATGATGGTTCTTCAGGGACATTGATGGTAAGGGTAAGACAGTGACAAGAATTTAGATAAGGAATTTGGCTATGGGTGAAGGGTTTCGGACGGGAATTGTTTGTTTTAGATTGCATGATGATAGGTAAGCGTGTGAGTGGAGGTGGTGGTATGAGAGGAACTTGAGAGTTACGGTTAGCATAAGTTGGGTTTGAGGGAGAGGACGAATATGGTTGAAAAGATGAAGATAATGATGGGTCGATTGTAGTGGGGCTAGAAGGAAGAGTCAATGGGTTTGGATTATGTGGTAGAGTTGGGTCCAAGGCAGGAGGTAAGAAAATTGGAAGGGTTGTACGTGTTGGTTAGGATAGACTGAGGCCCGAATCAGAGTGTGAGGGATAGGGAaacaaattttgattaaaaataacatcatgagatatatatatagccgATTGGTTGGAATGTAAACACTCATAGCCTTTGTGTGACTATATCCAAGAAAGAGACAAAGAAGAGAACGAAGATGAATTTTGTGATTGTTATAGGGCCGAAGATTATGCTAACATTCGGATCCAAAAACTCTAAGGAATGTGTTATCCCGGTCTTTGTTAAAGAGGAGCAGATGTGGTGACTTTTTGTGAAGGGAAGGTGAAGGGAGAAAATTTATAAGGTAAGCTGCAATATGAAAGGCATTGGACCAAAATTTGTATGGGAGAGATGCCGTTGCTAAAAGAGCGAGGCCAGTCTCAACAATGTGGTGATGCTTTCTTTCCACCACACCATTTTGTTAGTGGCTATGAGGACATGAGAGTCAATGCGTAATGCCTTGAGATTGATGAAGATTAGGGTCGAAATTTTCCGCCCCAATCACTTtgaacaattttaattttggcaTTGAATGGTCGTTCAAcgtttttttgaaatataacaAAAGTGGATGTGGCATCACCTTTAGAAACAAACGGATAAAACCAGGTATATCGGCTAAAGTCATCAACAAAGGAAATGTAGTACCGAAAACCATCATGTGAAATATAAGAGGATGGTCCCCAAACATCTACAAAGATTAAGTGTAAAGGTCCTGGGGACCGATTAATATTAAGACTAAGTGGTAATTGCCTACATCTGGCAAGTGGACAAACcgaacaaaagaaagaagactGAGGTGGGATAAATGGTATACTTGATGCTCAAGATGTGAGACACAAGCCGAAGGGATGGGTGGTCAAGTCGATGATACCACTGAGCAATTGAAGTTCTTTCATCGACAAAGACAGCAAGAGATGATTGAAGGAGGGAAGAGGTAGAGCCCATTACGTGTTGGTCCTTGGAAGAGGGGAGTCCCGGTTTGCTTGTCCTTCACGGAAAAATGTGAATcatgaaactcaaagaaaataCAATTATCTCGACAAAATTGATGTATAGAAACTAAGTTTTTAGTAATCTGAGGGACATGCAATAAATTATGAAGAACAAAGTTagaggatgaggaagagatTTGACAATCAGCAATGAGTTATCGGAAGGGTCTTGCCATCGCCAACAATGATTTGCTCGGGGCTAGTATATGGTTCATAGGAGTTGTTTAAGTTGTGAATATCAGTAGTTATGTGGTTTGTGGTAGTTGAGTCAGGGTACCATTGAGAAGAGGTGTAGTGAGCCGAAGGAGTTTGTGGGGGTTTATACTGAGAGGCTTGGTTGAAGCGGTAGTAATATTGTAGAGCAACATGGCCAAGTTTGTTATAAACTTGACAGGTTGGTTTGTTGGAAGGCTgagaagatgaaggaaaatgagagGTTTTCTGACCACCACGGTTTCCACCACTACGAAAACCATGCCGCCCACCACGAAAAGCAGTTCGGCCACCACGAAAGAAGAAGGGGAGTAGTGATGTTGGTAGATGGAGTTAGGAGAAGACCTTGCTAAAAAGAGTTGAGAGATATGCGACTTTCAAATGTTAAGAGAAGATTAAACAGTTCAGCTGAACTTATTGGAGTAGCTCTGGTAGTGACTAAGTGAAGGCCATTTAGGAGGTAAGAAACGACCTCAAAGTCACGAAGTGGTTCTCCGGCAGCTGTCATAGTATCTGAGAGAAGATGAACTTTTCGATAGTAATCAGTGATAGAGAGATAGCCCTTTCTCAAATTAGTGAGATGGTGACGAATTTGGAATATTTTGGCTTGAGATTGAGAAGTAAACATAGTTTCAAGGGTGACCCAGAGTTCGTAGGAGGTGCGGGAAGATATTGCTTGAGCAAGTATTGGTTCGGTAAGAGAGGAGAGCAGGTCACTAAGGAGAAGTTGGTTTGTTCGATGCCATTGAAGATATGCAAGACTGGCTTGTGGGATTGAAGAGATAGATGGGGAAGATGAGGCAAATGAAAGAatcggaggaggaggaggagaggaaccattgataaaatgaaatagctCTTGGCAATGAAGATAGGGGATGATTTGGGCACGCCAAAGGCAATTGTTGTCGGAGCTGAGTTTGATGGAGACAATATAGGAGAAGTTATTGGGAAGTTGGAAGTTGTTTGATAAAGAGGCATCTTTTTCTGAGGAAGAACCATCATCGGCcatggtgaaaaaaaaaaaaaaagaagaaggaagaagacgcTAGTCACTAGgtttctctgataccatgatagACTTTGGaaggaaatatatttttgtattctCATTAATGTCAAACAGAGATGTACAAGGCGGTATTTAtagaaatacaaaaagaatCTTTCCTAGACATTTTTACAAACAGAGAATGTGCCCTGCCAAATTACATTGCATTACACAGAGTTTGTTGAATTCTTCTGTCAAAATGGTTACAACAGTGTCCAGAGGACATGCACTAAGCTAGCTACGTAATTCCTGAATGTTCTAGAGCTGTGGCTGATGTGTTTGATGCTTGGCATGTCACTTGTGATTTGGAGTCCAACGTGGATGACTCAATACAGAGAGCTCAATCGATTgttcataaatattatacaaattaacaCGTGACTTGCGATACTAATGCGCGTCCTAATTTACAAGCTGATTTCTTGCTTTCTCTGGAAAAAGTTATTGACCTATTAAAAACTAAGTTAATTGTGAGCAAACTACTGTTATTAATACCGTACCGTACCGACCGGTATGGCCGGTATTTGCCGTACCGGCCActaggccggtacaggtactatatatatttcgtaccaGTCTAAATACCAGCCGTACCGGCCTGTGTACCAGCCTGTACTGGTCGATATTtcggtcttaattttttttttcattttctcacactacaagcttatttttttactccCAATTTAGACtaagctatttataatttatatatatatgtatttatatataatttattcatatatagactattattttgaaatataatttatctacatatacttatatatataatttattcatatatcgactatcccgaaacgataCCGGTagtgaaatatttcgttccagtaccttgaccgTTATGAtatccggtacggtatttaaaacattggAGCAACCAGCCACGACaatcctttctctttctcttatatataagtGCTACAGCCacttcatttctcttatttagGGTCCCTGCAATGATATTTCCATGAATTAAAGATGCTTGCTGCGTGCATAGCGTTCGAAGCTCCTTTACCAATATTGCCCTACCGTTTTAAAGCCTTAGAAGGACCATTACTTTCTTTTACAGTTTGTTGGAAGGCGGTAGATCAGGAtcgaacgagagagagagagagtccacACTTCCACCTGTCTGCATTTATTTCTAGTGAACAAGATCTAAAAGTAAATTTAGGGAAATTCTAGGTAGAGAAAACTAACTTTAGAAGGCCTTTTCTATCTTCAATCCGTAAGCACTTATCTCTCTTTTAGGTGTCAatcaatatacatatatcacACATTATAATTTCCATGGCCGAAGGCCCAAAACtcatgggtttttttttagttaattgttggtgtattattaaatataaggATGTGAATCTTGAGAGGAAGTGAATTAATAGAtccatttggaaaaaaaaaaaaaaaaaaaagtctaaaccAAACCCTCGAGAGGTTaagattaaataataataataataataataataatattgagcCCCTAAAAATGATCAATTTAAAAGAAATCCATCTTTTCTTATCACCAGTTATATGATAGTTGGTCAttgtagttttaaaaaatggaaaCTTATACGGAATGTTAATGAATAATTCATTAATTCTATTTTAAGACTTCTACAACACACACCAttcatatgatataatttgatttatataaattttaaaagaaaaattttacttgtCATTCTTACACCACAtctgcttttaattttttttttcctgaacaGGTGTGGtgtaaaaatgatgagtagaaaaattcattttaaaatttgaatgttacaaaaattatattatatcatgtaaatagTATTTGACGTAGAGatcttataatataacatttatcGCATGTTAATTCCCACCCCCGCCCTCTTACTCATGTGTCCCAACGGGATGAGTGGAGCTACTATGCTGCCCCACTCTTACCGTTAGAGTACCGcctagtaattttttttttcatatttttttaatatatttaaatatttttaaaaaataaaaaaaatatactaatacacttaaaatcactaaataaaaaaaaaatttgacaaacaaTCAAATAGAGCGGTCAAAGTAGGGAGACATACTAGTTTTATTCCAACGGGATTAGCTGACTTCAATTCAGGATTTTGACGTCCATCCAACTAATAGCATAACCGcttatgaaaatatgaaaagcCGCCAGGCCGACCCAGAACCCCAGAACTAATTTGGGTCAAGACATGGCCCACTTCAATCCTATTTGTGACCTATTAGTCAATACTTGGGTCCGATAGtagatcattttttaaaaaaagaaaaagaatatccTATTCCTAATCCTTGATCATTGAACCCGCTTATAAACCTAATCCAGTATTTTGCTATAAAATCAGAAATCAAACAGAGAAACCAAGTGCTAATACAATACTAGAATTTTCTGGTTGGATAAAACATCAGccatgatattttattaaatgaccGGATAAGCCAACGGCCTAACAGATTACTTGAGCAACACAACATTATAATAACAGCCATGTCTCAAAAAGCATAACCATCTAACAAGGCATCATACGTAGTAAGGTTTTTATACACACATGGACTTCTATTTGCAGTAACTTCTCAATCTGAAACCTTGTTTGGTTGATGATGGCGGCGAGCATGCTTGGCAGAAGAGTAAGCTGAGAGTGCTGAACCAGTCATGGTCAAAGAGTGCTTAGCAAGACCCAGGCTTTTCTTTGTTGCCAGCCACAAAAGAAGGAAGAATCCGATCCAACCTggtttagataaaaattttggattCCAAGGGAGGGGTTAATAGAAACGGTGCAAAGcatcaaaacaaaagtaatgaAAAGTAATATAAAAGTTATGATCCAGTCAATGTACTTATAGCTGATTTCTTGCTTGCAAAAACTCACTCAGAATGCAACCACAAAAGCAGTGTTTCAGCATTATTTTCATGGCTCAAATTGAAAGAACCCATTAGGGCTTCAACACCAGTTTATGGGTGATGTCCAATGacttttttgttatttgctgTGTATCATCTTTGTAACCTAATTAATTGTTTACAGATATGGCTCTGATTACTAAGTTcaatcaattaatatttttgtctaAGAAATTTCAAGTCAAACCACCAATACAAGGCTAATAAATCGCTTCAGGTTGAACACTAAAGTGCAAAAATGGGAAATTATAACTGAGGTTTATAGAACTGATAAACATCAACCAGGTAGGATTCGATAATGAGAAGTTAATTTGGGCACAAAATAGTAAGAAAAGTTAGCTCTACCTGTAGCTATCAGAGATGCAACAATTGCTGAAATTGTAGCACTGGAAATAACAAAGACAGCAACCGATAGTGCTCCAATGTATATGAATGTTACACAGGTGAAGAAAAAGGCTAAGAAGCCACCTGCTGCTGCCAAAGACACCAGAAGAGATATGACAATAGCATTGATGGTTGCAGCCAGAAAGAAAAGCATAAAGACAAGCAACCCTGTCAAAGTAAGAAGTGTGATCGTCCCAACCTGAAGCAAATTCAGAAAGTAAACTATGAGAAATTCAGGAGAGATCTAAAAACATAGCATATATACAAAATTTCCATATACTTTAGACCAAAGAGCAGCAAATTAACACATTCGTTCAGAGAGGAAACTCGACTGATCCAGATCCTCCCAAAATATAGtttaatgtaaataaaattgCTTAATGCCTAATACCAATGATGAAAAATGATCGATATTAAAGGTCTCAGGATCATTAAACAATagacatttttttattcagCAGTTCACATAATTTGTCAGTGACGAAGAAATATTCTTCCTCGGTATCTCGGCCTCGTGAGGATAAGAATGACCATTACTGCACTGGCAAGCAACAGCAAGTGGTGTTGGTGACATGGTGCCAGCAAATTATTCCATAAGGTGCAAAGTGGTTATATTGTTAAAGACTACCAAACGTTTTCCAAGATGACACAATAAGGAACAGAGCAGGGCATTAGAGAATATTGTGAAGGCAATTAATTATAGGAAGCGAACTCTACTAGATAGTAAAAGGTAATATTGGTTTTGGGCAGTATCATGACTATCATGGCATGAGCTATAATATtgatttataaatcttatttttggcTAGTTCAGTTGTGTAACATGGCCTTCATTTGGGGTCCTCAGTACCTCTAAGATAAGTTTTTATCAAACCTACCACGATTTATTATTACCTGCATCATAAGCTACTCTTGGAGCTCaaatagaaactttttttttattaacaactTGCTCCAAAACCGCACGATAGAAACATAATAGAATTTTACTTCGAGGACTCCATTATTCCCTATTATCTTGCTAACTGAAAGACAACTCTTACCAATACCGTAAAAGTTGCTAGTTTTTTTGTCAAAACTTGTCTTAAAAAAAGGGATCGCTTTTAAACTCGAAAACCTTCGCTTTCCGATCTTTTGAACCCAAAACCCATCTAATCTTTTAAATCTTCAGCCtggcaataaaaataaaataaaataaacctctCCCACTGATTAGAACATTAATCACACCCTTTAAAAAGTCTTGACCCAATACGTAATCAGAATCAGATTAAGGTGGGGTTGGATAGAGAGTGCAGATGAaatatgagatgttttgttgaaagttagaataaaatatttttaaatataatttttagtattatttttattttaaaatttaaaaaaattaaattatttattatatttttatataaaaatataaaaaaattataataataaaataaaaagagatgttttatttattcaaaccCACCCTAAAAGAGGCAAGGAAAAcggtggaaaaaaaaagaactgggAAGAGAACAAATAAAGTTAAAAGTGTTTCACctcatcatctcatctaatatttataattttattaaattcaatttttaaaataataataataatattaaaaaataatattttattaatattttattcaatttattctcTTCTCTGCTCATCTCATCTAACTTTCTATCCAAACAGCGACAGGTgatttaaagggaaaaaaataaaggcaaAGAAGATGAAATCGTTCGAAAGGCCTAGAACTTTATGATTAATTAGCGAAACTAATAATTCGATCGAACCCTCCTCCAATATTGGGTACGGTTGCTAAACTTCAATACTGAAAATGAAACGCTTTTGCGGCAATAATTGGATCACGAAAGCCAGCATTAAACCAACGCTTgacaacatataaaaaaaacccaaaatcgAATCACAAGTAAGACTGTAAGAGAGAGGAGACGCTCACAGAAATGACAAGGAGGGCACGGAGAGGACTGCCCCTACGAGTCCAGAGAAAGACGTTCCGCCCAGTGTTTCCAGATGCTTCGCGGAGGAGAGGGGCGTTATCGGCCACAGAGGCCTTGATCCGGTGCAGCAGCGGAGCTCGTTCACCTTGTACGTCAGGGAAGAAGATCGCGGACAGCAGACGGTGGAAAACGCTGTACAAGGTCTCCCCCTCCTGCAGCTCTCGGCGGTGACGGTGGGTCCCTTCGCCATCGGGCACCTCCACGAAGACCCCGCCGACGCCGTTGCGCGTCTCCGTCCCGTTCTGTTCCTCCATTTGCGAGCGCTTACGGTGAGACCGACAGAGTGACTGGAAGTGACGAGATGAAGCTGAAGCCTTTTTCCCCGTGGTCGTCCGCTACTTGGGACCTCAATTCTCATCAACCAATTTTAGTGGAACTTCAATTAAAATGGGGTCTACCTTTACATATGCTGATTTGACTGGCAGCAATTTTTAAGCCAACTGGTACACGTGGAAGGTTGCGTGGACTGATTTGGCCGTTTGAGTCGGGGGAGTGGGTCAAGTTACAAGTAGTTTCACTATTATTCTCCCCTTCTAATGTATTATCCGATTCACTTGGGATCTCACCAACCAACTTtcttaagaaattaattaaaagtggGTCTATTTTTACGGAAGTCTGAGTTTGTTccttgtttatatattttagtttttattaataattaaagaagtgattattaataaatatatattattttaaaataatggaTAGATCTTTTATTCATGCAAATCACTCACTCTCATTACACAGTTTATTACTCAACACTAAATTCAAAACCTGTATAGGTACTTCATCTATCCATACTTCATCTTCTAGAAATGAAAATGCTAACGTTGCCAGCTTATGTGTCACATTATTTGCTTCCCTATAAGtgaaacaaacacaaacactccAGCTTGGGCTTACATTAAGCATACTTCTGGTGTCACTGATCACATTCCCATAATCTATATCTATGACTTCTTTGTTGTCTGTGTCCTTCACCACTATTTGAGAATCACCTTAAAAAATTACTCGTTTCAGTCCCAGTTTAGTGCAAAAGTCTATGGTTTTACTTGAGGCTAAAGCCTCTGCTATAACAGGTCTCACTACATAGTTTAAGTTTGAGGATAGAGCTGCCAAACTCTCTCCCTCATTGTCCTTGATTATCACTCCAATCCCAATTTTCTTTGATTGATTATCTATTGCCACATCCCAATTCCCCTTGCAATCCAACTCAATTGGTCTTTTCCAGGTTCTTGAAGGTCTATCTGAATTTGCAAGTTGCTTATTCTCTTGCCGGTAGTTTTGAACTGCAGCAAACTCCTGTAGGCATTGCTTTGCATTCAACATAATTATTCTTGGATGctcaaatttgttttaaaaattaggAAATTCCTTTTCAACCATATTCTTCTCATAATGCAGGCTACTAACTCAAGCTACTTGGAACTTAGTTTATCATTCAACCTTATCCATAGTTTCATAAAACCAGAATCATTACTCGACCACTTGCATTGGACTATCGGTTTTCACCCAAACATCTGATGTTGTAGGATAGCTCCACTTAGCATGTATAGAAGACTCAACCCCTATTTCACAAATTGGGCAAAGGCTATTCTCAGtaattttttcctgaaaatattcaattttgttgggagtattTCTTGTCCAGCCTTCTATAAGAAATGTTTAACCTTCCCTTCCACCCTTAAATTCCAAATCTGCTTCCAGCCCTCATTTGTGTCAGCAAGAGTTGATGTCTCCCCTTTTACCATTATGTTCCTAAATTGCTCTAAATGGTATGCAC harbors:
- the LOC121248144 gene encoding uncharacterized protein LOC121248144, coding for MEEQNGTETRNGVGGVFVEVPDGEGTHRHRRELQEGETLYSVFHRLLSAIFFPDVQGERAPLLHRIKASVADNAPLLREASGNTGRNVFLWTRRGSPLRALLVISVGTITLLTLTGLLVFMLFFLAATINAIVISLLVSLAAAGGFLAFFFTCVTFIYIGALSVAVFVISSATISAIVASLIATGWIGFFLLLWLATKKSLGLAKHSLTMTGSALSAYSSAKHARRHHQPNKVSD